Proteins encoded by one window of Candidatus Methylomirabilota bacterium:
- the modA gene encoding molybdate ABC transporter substrate-binding protein — translation MRRPLLLGVALAWLALSPGSSVAAEPPSLTVFAAADLAFAFRELAPRFEKATGARVTLVFGSTGNFAYQIREGGPADVFFAADRSFVDALVAEGVLLAETRTLYAQGRIVLVTAKAFGPKLPELRSLLDARVRRVAIANPAHAPYGRAAEQALRKTGIWEAVRPKLVYGENIRHTLQFVQTGAVDAGIVARSIADVPEVDWAPIDSALHVPLDQVAAVVRRSPRPELGLAFIQFVNGPEGRPIMKRYGFRLPGEL, via the coding sequence ATGCGGCGCCCGCTGCTCCTCGGCGTAGCCCTCGCGTGGCTCGCCCTTTCCCCCGGCTCGAGCGTCGCCGCCGAGCCGCCGTCGCTCACGGTGTTCGCCGCGGCGGACCTTGCGTTCGCGTTCAGGGAGCTGGCGCCGCGCTTCGAGAAGGCGACGGGTGCGCGCGTCACGCTCGTCTTCGGCTCGACGGGGAACTTCGCCTACCAGATCCGCGAGGGCGGACCGGCGGACGTGTTCTTCGCCGCCGACCGGTCGTTCGTGGACGCGCTCGTGGCCGAGGGCGTCCTGCTCGCCGAGACGCGGACGCTCTACGCGCAGGGGCGGATCGTCCTCGTCACCGCGAAGGCGTTCGGGCCGAAGCTCCCGGAGCTCCGGAGCCTCCTCGACGCGCGCGTCCGGCGCGTGGCCATCGCGAACCCGGCGCACGCGCCCTACGGCCGGGCCGCCGAGCAGGCCCTCCGGAAGACGGGGATCTGGGAGGCGGTCCGGCCCAAGCTCGTCTACGGCGAGAACATCCGCCACACGCTCCAGTTCGTCCAGACCGGGGCGGTGGACGCCGGGATCGTCGCCCGGTCCATCGCGGACGTTCCGGAGGTCGACTGGGCGCCGATCGACTCCGCGCTGCACGTGCCGCTCGACCAGGTCGCCGCCGTGGTGCGGCGGAGCCCGCGGCCCGAGCTCGGGCTGGCGTTCATCCAGTTCGTCAACGGGCCGGAGGGCCGCCCGATCATGAAGCGCTACGGGTTCAGGCTGCCCGGGGAGCTCTGA